From a single Paenibacillus sp. FSL R5-0345 genomic region:
- a CDS encoding cytochrome ubiquinol oxidase subunit I, producing the protein MAIDTVLWSRLVTGLTLGFHVIFATIGVGIPLMIAIAEFIGIRKKDPHYTLMAKRWSRGFVISVAVGVVTGTAISLQLALVWPNFMKLAGNVIALPLFMEVFAFFFEAIFLGIYLYTWDRFKNPYIHWLLTIPIVAGAGMSAVFITTVNGFMNQPGGFVMEAGQFTAIDPVQAMLNTATFSKVFHVLSSAYLTGAALLAGIAAFAMLRKGVSAYHKKSLNLMMAVVLLFGLLNTLAGDVSAKFLAEHQPEKLAAAEWHFETGSGVDLVLMGWLNAEHEVIGALHLPKVLSFLAFGDFNAEVTGLEEFPKDEWPPLLVHYLFDLMAGIGFALLAIAVLYFLFVFWKKRNALNKWMLSIIALIAPLAFLAVELGWFYAEVGRQPWIIRGYMRVEEAATTSPNVRIIFFALLLLYIVLGSMCVIVLRRLFNNNPAEVEMEKWMKEHPNPSTEKGGTE; encoded by the coding sequence ATGGCAATTGATACGGTGCTATGGAGCAGGCTGGTGACAGGCTTGACTCTCGGGTTCCACGTTATTTTTGCGACGATTGGCGTCGGTATACCGCTAATGATCGCTATAGCAGAGTTCATCGGGATCCGAAAGAAAGATCCCCATTATACACTTATGGCGAAGAGGTGGTCTCGCGGATTTGTCATTTCTGTAGCGGTTGGTGTCGTGACCGGTACAGCGATTTCACTACAACTGGCACTGGTGTGGCCGAATTTTATGAAACTGGCTGGGAATGTTATCGCTCTTCCGTTATTCATGGAAGTGTTTGCGTTCTTTTTTGAAGCCATCTTCTTGGGCATTTATTTGTATACGTGGGATCGGTTCAAAAATCCGTATATCCATTGGCTGCTGACGATTCCTATTGTCGCCGGGGCAGGCATGTCTGCCGTCTTTATTACGACGGTGAACGGATTCATGAACCAGCCTGGAGGCTTTGTCATGGAAGCAGGCCAATTCACAGCGATTGACCCAGTGCAAGCGATGCTGAATACGGCGACGTTCTCCAAGGTGTTCCATGTATTAAGCTCGGCCTATTTGACAGGAGCTGCCTTGTTAGCCGGTATTGCAGCCTTTGCGATGCTGAGAAAAGGGGTATCCGCATACCACAAAAAATCCTTGAATCTCATGATGGCGGTTGTTTTACTGTTCGGCTTGCTGAACACGTTAGCTGGAGATGTGTCCGCCAAGTTTTTGGCCGAGCATCAGCCGGAGAAGCTTGCAGCGGCAGAGTGGCATTTTGAAACGGGTAGCGGAGTGGATTTGGTTTTAATGGGATGGCTGAATGCAGAGCATGAAGTTATAGGGGCTCTTCATCTGCCTAAGGTGCTCAGCTTTCTGGCCTTTGGAGACTTTAATGCTGAGGTAACGGGGCTGGAGGAATTCCCCAAGGATGAATGGCCACCGCTTCTCGTTCATTATCTGTTTGATTTAATGGCCGGAATCGGATTTGCTCTGCTCGCGATAGCAGTCCTATATTTCCTGTTTGTGTTCTGGAAAAAGCGCAATGCGCTTAACAAGTGGATGCTTAGCATCATCGCACTGATCGCACCGCTCGCTTTTCTAGCTGTAGAGCTAGGTTGGTTTTATGCTGAGGTTGGGCGACAGCCATGGATTATCCGTGGATATATGCGTGTAGAGGAGGCTGCCACGACTTCACCGAATGTAAGAATTATATTCTTCGCCTTATTGCTCTTGTACATCGTACTCGGCAGTATGTGTGTAATCGTGCTAAGACGCTTGTTCAACAATAATCCGGCAGAAGTTGAGATGGAGAAATGGATGAAGGAACATCCTAATCCATCTACGGAAAAGGGGGGCACTGAATGA
- a CDS encoding cytochrome d ubiquinol oxidase subunit II: protein MMSYEIIGISVLWLFLYGYLIIASIDFGAGFFAFYARLTKQDHLINRLISRYLSPVWEITNVFFIFFYIGIVGFFPDTAYYYGSALLVPGSIAVILLAIRGSFYAFENYGSKKNIVYLFLYGATGLLIPASLSVALTLSEGGFIVKQAESVSLDYWALFTNPLSWSIVGLAIVSVLFISGSFLTFYASRAEDHSALKLMRNYALFWSTPTIILALTAFIYLGQHNERHFQNMMDLWWLLALSVAFFMIAMWLLYNGRRYGLAFISIMLQFFCAFFAYGIGQYPYILDPYITIQSSATSPAMGLALVVVFIGGLCLLIPSLILVFKLFLFDADYVKGKK from the coding sequence ATGATGAGTTACGAAATAATTGGCATCTCGGTGCTCTGGCTGTTCTTATACGGCTATTTAATTATAGCTTCCATTGATTTTGGTGCAGGATTCTTCGCCTTTTATGCTCGTTTGACTAAGCAGGATCATCTCATTAATCGTCTGATATCCCGTTATTTATCACCCGTTTGGGAGATCACAAATGTATTTTTTATCTTTTTCTACATTGGCATCGTCGGATTTTTTCCGGACACGGCCTATTATTATGGCTCCGCGCTGCTAGTTCCGGGAAGTATTGCAGTTATTCTTCTTGCGATTCGCGGTTCGTTCTATGCTTTTGAAAATTATGGTTCCAAGAAAAACATAGTCTATCTTTTTTTGTACGGAGCTACAGGCCTGCTTATTCCGGCTTCGTTGTCAGTGGCGCTAACTTTGTCTGAAGGCGGCTTTATTGTGAAGCAGGCTGAGTCAGTTTCTCTGGATTACTGGGCGCTGTTTACCAATCCGTTATCGTGGAGCATCGTTGGACTGGCAATCGTGTCCGTTTTGTTCATAAGCGGCTCATTTCTGACTTTTTACGCATCTCGTGCAGAGGATCATTCCGCGTTGAAGCTGATGCGGAACTACGCCCTGTTTTGGAGCACACCGACGATAATTCTCGCACTGACAGCATTTATCTATTTGGGCCAACACAATGAACGGCATTTTCAAAATATGATGGATTTATGGTGGTTGCTGGCACTTTCCGTTGCTTTCTTCATGATCGCGATGTGGCTGTTATATAACGGACGCCGATACGGATTAGCTTTCATATCCATCATGTTGCAATTTTTCTGTGCTTTTTTCGCGTATGGGATTGGGCAATACCCTTATATTCTTGATCCGTATATCACGATTCAGAGCAGTGCAACTTCACCAGCAATGGGCTTAGCGTTAGTTGTTGTATTTATCGGCGGCCTATGCCTGTTGATCCCATCCCTTATTCTGGTCTTCAAACTCTTCCTGTTTGATGCGGATTATGTAAAAGGGAAAAAATAA